The following are encoded in a window of Plectropomus leopardus isolate mb chromosome 23, YSFRI_Pleo_2.0, whole genome shotgun sequence genomic DNA:
- the LOC121961804 gene encoding placenta-specific gene 8 protein-like: protein MANSAMHRQVVQVQPESTAVGSGQWSTGLCECYKDVGDCCFALCCLPVFTCKVTSAVGACPCLPLLDCIGCVPPASLAMRASVRERYGIKGSVWSDCLYGCCCYPLSWLQISRELKRRAASHAASSSSSSVRYTALTSLQGAHLV, encoded by the exons ATGGCCAACTCAGCAATGCATCGACAGGTGGTCCAGGTCCAGCCGGAGAGCACGGCTGTGGGGTCAGGTCAATGGAGTACTGGCCTATGCGAGTGCTACAAAGACGTGGGAGACT gttGCTTTGCCCTGTGCTGCCTCCCAGTGTTTACCTGTAAGGTGACCAGTGCTGTTGGTGCCTGTCCTTGCCTGCCTCTGCTGGACTGTATTGGCTGCGTACCACCGGCCTCTCTCGCCATGAGGGCGTCCGTCAGGGAACGATACGGCATAAAG GGGAGTGTGTGGAGTGACTGCCTGTACGGATGCTGCTGCTATCCACTATCTTGGCTCCAGATCTCCAGAGAGCTGAAGAGAAGAGCAGCATCCCacgccgcctcctcctcctcctcctcggtcAGATACACAGCTCTGACCTCCCTGCAGGGGGCGCACTTGGTCTAG